Proteins encoded by one window of Sinorhizobium arboris LMG 14919:
- a CDS encoding dihydrodipicolinate synthase family protein, with translation MQTRLDASDYAASVVAVPPIALNADLTVNSAANAAIIRHIEAGGVRILLYGGNANLYHFGLEDYRAAMEAVIAGASPQTRIVTSIGPDFGKALAQAPIARDLGFKNVMLLPTQFPADPAGVANGVRRLAAVLGHGLVLYLKRENYVDPDELARLVSEGAVDFVKYAVERADPAQDAYLDAVTAAIGKDRLASGMGETPIHDHLGRRALTTYTSGAVCIAPSAAMELLKLYKAGRGVEALGLSQPFLEFERVRADLGGLQVLHDGMRLAGIADTGPLMPMISNLSAAKLGPVGIAVEALKAAEAACLSRSGKVPASASA, from the coding sequence ATGCAAACTCGACTTGATGCCAGTGATTACGCAGCTTCGGTGGTGGCGGTCCCACCCATCGCGCTGAATGCGGACCTGACGGTGAATTCTGCAGCCAATGCAGCGATCATCCGCCATATCGAGGCAGGCGGGGTCCGCATCCTTCTCTACGGCGGAAATGCCAATCTCTATCATTTCGGCCTGGAGGATTATCGCGCGGCCATGGAGGCGGTGATCGCGGGCGCCTCGCCGCAGACGCGTATCGTTACGTCGATCGGTCCGGATTTCGGGAAAGCCTTGGCGCAGGCGCCGATCGCCCGCGATCTGGGTTTCAAGAACGTGATGCTGCTCCCGACGCAATTTCCGGCAGATCCGGCCGGCGTCGCCAATGGCGTGCGCCGCCTCGCGGCGGTCCTTGGTCACGGCCTTGTGCTTTATCTGAAGCGGGAGAACTATGTCGATCCGGACGAGCTTGCCCGCCTGGTTTCGGAAGGCGCCGTCGATTTCGTCAAATATGCGGTGGAGCGTGCTGACCCGGCGCAGGATGCCTATCTCGACGCCGTGACAGCGGCGATCGGAAAAGACCGATTGGCCAGCGGCATGGGCGAAACGCCGATCCACGATCACCTCGGCCGCCGCGCATTGACGACCTATACTTCGGGCGCGGTCTGCATCGCCCCTTCGGCCGCGATGGAGCTCCTCAAGCTCTACAAGGCCGGGCGCGGCGTCGAGGCATTGGGACTCAGCCAGCCCTTCCTGGAATTCGAGAGAGTTCGCGCCGACCTTGGAGGCCTGCAGGTGCTCCATGACGGCATGCGGCTGGCAGGGATCGCGGATACGGGCCCGTTGATGCCCATGATCTCCAATCTGAGCGCTGCGAAGCTTGGCCCTGTCGGCATTGCGGTGGAGGCCTTGAAGGCGGCGGAAGCGGCGTGCCTGAGCCGGTCGGGGAAGGTGCCCGCGAGCGCTTCGGCCTGA
- a CDS encoding FadR/GntR family transcriptional regulator: MPGKSPILESPVEARPSSYADQVYGRILHDILNGIFQPGARLPTENELAERFGVSRPVVREALARLRVDGLVEARRGSGTYVLSRPSQTLPELADLEDISRFLRYQELRFYVEGQAAALAAERRTEKQLAAILEAHETFAHEVGRGAFLPESDRRFHLAVCEGTGNEFFAKALEGPEVSLTSFMNVSLALTRSGSQARARRVVAEHAEIVEAIRTKDAVWARVAMETHIIKARRRMTDGTIDS, translated from the coding sequence GTGCCCGGGAAGTCGCCCATCCTCGAAAGCCCCGTCGAAGCCCGCCCTTCGAGCTATGCCGATCAGGTCTATGGACGCATCCTGCATGACATATTGAATGGCATCTTTCAGCCGGGTGCAAGGCTGCCGACTGAGAACGAACTCGCCGAACGCTTCGGTGTCTCGCGGCCGGTCGTTCGCGAGGCGCTTGCGCGGCTGAGGGTGGATGGGCTCGTGGAAGCGAGACGCGGCAGCGGGACCTATGTCTTGAGCAGGCCCTCTCAGACTCTGCCGGAGCTGGCCGATCTGGAGGACATTTCGCGCTTCCTGCGCTATCAGGAGCTTCGCTTCTACGTGGAAGGTCAGGCGGCAGCACTGGCGGCGGAGCGGCGCACGGAAAAGCAGCTTGCCGCCATCCTCGAAGCCCACGAGACCTTCGCCCATGAGGTCGGCCGCGGGGCGTTCCTCCCCGAGAGCGACCGACGCTTCCATCTTGCGGTCTGCGAGGGAACCGGAAACGAGTTTTTTGCGAAGGCGCTGGAGGGGCCGGAGGTTTCGCTGACCAGTTTCATGAATGTCTCGCTTGCGCTCACCCGGTCCGGTTCGCAGGCGCGCGCCCGCCGCGTCGTCGCCGAACATGCCGAGATCGTCGAAGCGATCCGCACGAAAGATGCCGTTTGGGCACGGGTGGCCATGGAAACGCACATCATCAAGGCGCGTCGAAGGATGACGGACGGAACAATCGACTCCTGA
- a CDS encoding GntR family transcriptional regulator, which produces MTSEAPTAKHRSGLDRTRQIAPQIVEYLREKILALELAPGTALSRVELQKQFGLSQTPVRDALMRLEEEGLVTVYPQYATLVSKIDINLARQTHLMRRAVEQEAVFNLAEKVDRRQIADRLRAANTKLKALASKENADFLAADRAFHFIIFEEAGLEHIWPIIRRHSGHIDRLRRLNLVNVGTKRVVDTHDMIIEGIEKGAPVEAAQAMKTHLSGTLSMIDDIAARYPDYIELG; this is translated from the coding sequence TTGACATCGGAAGCTCCGACCGCCAAACATCGCAGCGGCCTTGATCGCACCCGGCAGATTGCGCCGCAAATTGTTGAATATCTTCGCGAGAAGATCCTGGCGCTGGAACTCGCTCCCGGTACGGCGCTCTCCCGCGTCGAGCTGCAGAAACAGTTCGGGCTCAGCCAGACGCCGGTGCGTGACGCGCTGATGCGCCTGGAGGAGGAAGGCCTCGTCACCGTCTATCCGCAATATGCGACGCTGGTCTCCAAAATCGATATCAACCTGGCGCGCCAGACCCATCTCATGCGCCGCGCCGTCGAGCAGGAGGCCGTCTTCAATCTGGCGGAGAAGGTCGACAGGCGGCAGATCGCAGACCGGCTGCGAGCGGCGAACACCAAGTTGAAAGCGCTCGCTTCGAAGGAAAATGCGGATTTTCTCGCAGCCGACCGTGCGTTCCACTTCATAATCTTCGAGGAAGCGGGGCTGGAGCACATCTGGCCGATCATCCGCCGCCACAGCGGCCATATCGATCGTCTGCGGCGCCTCAATCTCGTCAATGTCGGCACCAAACGTGTGGTGGACACTCACGACATGATCATCGAGGGGATCGAAAAGGGTGCGCCGGTCGAGGCCGCGCAGGCGATGAAGACCCATCTCTCCGGGACATTATCGATGATCGACGACATCGCGGCGCGCTATCCGGATTACATAGAACTCGGGTAA
- a CDS encoding NAD(P)/FAD-dependent oxidoreductase, which produces MLEESPGTRIDTALAKLGKAFEQGDIDAAVNLFQADCYWRDLVAFTWNLKTMEGQDQIRDMLTTQLAAIKPARLRQDEKEAASANGGVTEGWFEFETEVARGHGHIRLKNGLIWTLLTTMTELKGHEEPKGFRRPLGAEHGHDPNRKTWKEKREAEAAELGYTTQPYVVIIGGGQGGIALAARLRQLGVATIIIEKNERPGDSWRKRYKSLCLHDPVWYDHLPYIPFPENWPVFAPKDKIGDWLEMYTKVMELNYWSSTTCKSARYDETSKEWTVIVERNGEEVVLRPKQLVLATGMSGKPNVPKLEGQDIFKGEQQHSSQHPGPDAYRGKKVVVIGSNNSAHDICAALWEGGADVTMVQRSSTHIVRSDTLMEIGLGDLYSERALAAGMTTRKADLIFASLPYRIMHEFQIPLYEKMRERDARFYADLEKAGFMLDWGADGSGLFMKYLRRGSGYYIDVGACDLVIDGSIKLKSGSGVSHLTEDAVVLKDGTVLPADLVVYATGYGSMNGWAADLISKEVADKVGKVWGLGSDTPKDPGPWEGEQRNMWKPTQQEALWFHGGNLHQSRHYSQYLSLQLKARCEGIPTPVYGLQERHHLS; this is translated from the coding sequence ATGCTTGAAGAAAGTCCCGGCACCCGCATCGATACCGCGCTCGCCAAACTCGGAAAAGCCTTTGAGCAGGGCGACATCGATGCGGCCGTCAACCTGTTTCAGGCGGATTGCTATTGGCGCGACCTCGTCGCCTTCACCTGGAATCTCAAAACGATGGAGGGGCAGGACCAGATCCGCGACATGCTGACGACGCAGCTCGCGGCGATCAAACCGGCGCGACTGCGCCAGGACGAGAAGGAAGCGGCAAGCGCCAACGGCGGCGTCACCGAAGGGTGGTTCGAGTTCGAGACGGAGGTGGCGCGTGGCCACGGCCATATCCGCCTCAAGAACGGGCTGATCTGGACGCTCCTGACCACGATGACGGAGCTTAAGGGTCATGAGGAGCCGAAGGGGTTCAGACGCCCGCTCGGCGCCGAACACGGCCATGACCCCAACCGCAAGACCTGGAAGGAAAAGCGCGAAGCGGAAGCGGCCGAACTCGGTTACACGACCCAGCCTTATGTCGTCATCATCGGCGGCGGCCAGGGGGGAATTGCGCTCGCCGCGCGGCTGCGGCAGCTGGGCGTGGCGACGATCATTATCGAGAAGAACGAACGCCCGGGCGACAGCTGGCGCAAGCGCTACAAGTCGCTCTGCCTGCACGACCCGGTCTGGTACGACCATCTGCCCTACATTCCCTTCCCGGAAAACTGGCCGGTCTTTGCGCCGAAGGACAAGATCGGCGACTGGCTGGAGATGTATACCAAGGTGATGGAGCTCAATTATTGGAGTTCCACCACCTGCAAGTCGGCGCGATACGACGAAACGTCCAAGGAATGGACGGTGATCGTCGAGCGCAATGGAGAGGAGGTCGTCCTCAGACCGAAGCAGCTCGTTCTCGCAACAGGCATGTCCGGCAAGCCGAACGTGCCGAAACTCGAGGGCCAGGACATATTCAAGGGCGAGCAGCAGCATTCGTCCCAGCATCCCGGTCCCGATGCCTATCGCGGCAAGAAGGTCGTCGTCATCGGCTCCAACAATTCCGCGCACGATATCTGCGCCGCACTTTGGGAAGGCGGCGCGGATGTGACGATGGTGCAGCGATCGTCCACCCACATCGTCCGCTCGGACACGCTGATGGAGATCGGGCTCGGCGATCTATATTCCGAGCGGGCGCTTGCCGCCGGGATGACGACCCGCAAGGCCGACCTGATCTTCGCTTCGCTCCCCTACCGCATCATGCATGAGTTCCAGATCCCGCTTTACGAGAAAATGCGCGAGCGTGATGCCCGGTTCTATGCCGATCTCGAAAAGGCGGGCTTCATGCTCGACTGGGGCGCCGACGGCTCCGGCCTGTTCATGAAATATCTGCGCCGCGGCTCCGGCTACTATATCGACGTCGGCGCCTGCGACCTCGTCATCGACGGCAGCATCAAGCTGAAATCCGGCTCCGGCGTCAGCCATCTGACGGAGGATGCCGTTGTGCTGAAGGACGGCACGGTGCTTCCGGCCGATCTCGTCGTCTACGCTACAGGCTACGGTTCCATGAACGGCTGGGCAGCCGACCTCATCTCGAAGGAGGTTGCGGACAAGGTCGGCAAGGTCTGGGGCCTCGGCTCCGACACGCCGAAGGACCCCGGTCCATGGGAGGGCGAGCAGCGCAACATGTGGAAGCCGACGCAGCAGGAGGCGCTCTGGTTCCACGGCGGCAACCTGCATCAGTCGCGGCACTATTCGCAATATCTTTCGCTGCAGTTGAAGGCGCGCTGCGAGGGCATACCGACGCCCGTCTATGGCCTCCAGGAACGCCACCACCTTTCCTGA